A single genomic interval of candidate division WOR-3 bacterium harbors:
- a CDS encoding DUF1722 domain-containing protein, whose protein sequence is MDSGKPRVVFSACLGFEHCRYNGEIIHDDFCNRLKHYVEPIPVCPEKAIGLGVPREPIRIVYQNNSPRLIQPATGKDLTESMQRFAIEFLGQLDSVDGFILKSRSPSCGTRDVKSYNEDGNLRPSIHRRGIFGGATIERFPDKPVEDEGRLKNFLIRESLLTRLFSLYRFRLLRLAPSMGNLVEFHTTHKLLLMAYDQNSLHRLGRIVANPDRRPLHELLNQYEQLLSHALARPPKYTNAINVLLHTLGYFSRNLSTGEKGFFLDTLESYRSGRLPLSTPVSIIRSWIVRFDQQYLARQWFFFPYPEDLRDISDSGKGRDR, encoded by the coding sequence ATGGATAGTGGAAAACCACGGGTGGTTTTCTCCGCCTGTTTGGGATTTGAGCACTGCCGGTATAACGGAGAAATCATCCATGATGATTTTTGTAACCGCCTAAAACATTATGTTGAACCGATTCCGGTCTGTCCGGAGAAAGCAATTGGCCTCGGTGTACCGCGCGAACCTATCAGAATAGTCTATCAGAACAATAGCCCCCGACTTATTCAACCCGCTACTGGTAAGGACTTGACTGAATCGATGCAACGGTTCGCTATTGAATTTCTCGGTCAACTGGATAGTGTGGATGGGTTTATTCTTAAATCACGTTCGCCCTCGTGCGGCACCCGTGATGTTAAATCCTACAACGAAGACGGCAATCTCAGACCATCGATTCACCGTCGGGGCATCTTTGGTGGCGCAACAATCGAGCGGTTTCCTGATAAACCGGTCGAGGACGAGGGCCGACTGAAAAATTTCCTTATCCGGGAAAGCTTGCTGACCCGACTTTTCTCCCTTTATCGGTTCCGATTATTGCGTTTAGCCCCGTCAATGGGTAACCTTGTGGAATTCCACACCACTCACAAACTTCTCTTGATGGCTTATGACCAGAATTCGCTTCATCGTTTAGGGCGCATCGTCGCGAACCCGGACCGGCGACCGCTTCATGAACTGCTCAATCAATACGAACAACTTTTATCCCACGCCCTTGCGCGACCACCCAAGTACACTAATGCGATCAATGTCCTGCTCCACACGCTCGGTTATTTTTCTCGTAATCTCAGTACCGGCGAAAAGGGGTTTTTCCTCGACACCCTGGAAAGTTACCGTAGCGGCCGCCTGCCATTGAGTACACCGGTCAGCATAATTCGCTCCTGGATTGTCCGGTTTGATCAACAGTACCTCGCCCGACAGTGGTTTTTCTTCCCCTATCCCGAAGACCTGCGCGACATCAGCGATTCGGGCAAAGGCCGCGACCGATGA
- the uvsE gene encoding UV DNA damage repair endonuclease UvsE, with protein sequence MRIGYPCINLSLNCRSTKTFRLRSYSEERFKTTVTSNLACLEETVKWNIENGVKFFRISSDLIPFASHPICTFPWQKFFRPYFRRLGYYIREHRIRVSMHPDQFVLLNALDKRIVRNSIRELVYHAQVLDLMQLPPDAKIQIHIGGVYGNKEQSIQRFAQQFQKLPANVRRRLVVENDDRLYTVSDCLKLHRIIKIPVVFDSFHHEVNPDGTDIKTALLRCMRTWRRRDGVPIVDYSSQEPKARLGSHTHHINQNHFRSFIEQLPEHDFDLMLEIKDKEKSALVALKLLKNLAYR encoded by the coding sequence ATTCGCATCGGTTATCCCTGTATAAACCTGTCACTTAACTGCCGTAGCACAAAAACATTCCGTCTCCGCTCTTATTCTGAGGAAAGATTCAAAACCACCGTAACAAGTAATCTCGCCTGTCTGGAAGAAACAGTTAAATGGAACATCGAAAACGGCGTCAAATTCTTCCGCATCAGTTCGGACCTCATTCCTTTCGCCTCTCATCCTATCTGCACATTCCCCTGGCAAAAGTTTTTTCGTCCTTACTTCCGTCGTCTGGGTTATTATATCCGCGAGCATCGCATCCGGGTCTCAATGCATCCCGACCAATTCGTTCTCCTCAACGCCCTTGATAAAAGAATTGTCCGCAATTCCATAAGAGAATTAGTATATCATGCTCAAGTCCTTGACCTGATGCAACTCCCGCCGGATGCTAAAATTCAGATTCATATCGGCGGTGTTTATGGTAATAAAGAGCAAAGTATCCAACGATTCGCTCAACAGTTTCAGAAACTTCCGGCAAATGTCCGGCGGCGATTAGTTGTAGAAAATGATGACCGCTTGTATACCGTGAGCGATTGTCTGAAACTTCATCGTATTATTAAAATCCCGGTGGTATTTGACTCTTTTCACCACGAGGTCAATCCCGACGGTACCGATATCAAAACTGCCTTATTGCGTTGCATGCGAACCTGGCGCCGCCGCGACGGCGTTCCGATCGTTGACTACTCTTCCCAGGAACCAAAAGCACGTCTTGGCTCTCACACCCATCACATTAACCAGAACCATTTTCGCTCTTTCATCGAACAACTTCCCGAGCATGACTTCGACTTGATGCTGGAGATAAAAGACAAAGAAAAAAGCGCCCTCGTGGCTTTGAAACTGTTAAAAAATTTGGCGTATCGGTAG